In Geotalea uraniireducens, one genomic interval encodes:
- a CDS encoding hydrolase, whose amino-acid sequence MGVMDKFFLDRNQAVLVVIDVQERLCAAMDQEVLGQLTANTGILLEAARELGIPVLATEQYVKGLGCTLPELRDRFAGPAYEKMTFSCCGDQSFLNRLAELGRKQVIITGMETHVCVLQTVLELLERDYRVHLVRDAVMSRRRDNWFIGLETARDAGAVITSTEAALFQLLRVAGTDEFKKLSKLVR is encoded by the coding sequence ATGGGCGTGATGGACAAGTTCTTTCTCGACAGGAATCAGGCAGTGCTGGTGGTCATCGACGTGCAGGAACGGCTTTGCGCGGCGATGGACCAGGAGGTGCTCGGCCAGCTGACCGCCAATACCGGCATCCTGCTGGAAGCGGCCCGGGAGCTGGGAATCCCGGTTCTGGCCACCGAACAGTACGTCAAGGGCCTCGGTTGCACCCTGCCGGAACTGCGCGACCGTTTTGCCGGCCCGGCCTACGAAAAAATGACCTTCAGTTGCTGCGGCGATCAGTCGTTCCTCAACCGGCTCGCCGAACTGGGGCGCAAGCAGGTGATCATCACCGGTATGGAAACCCACGTCTGTGTCCTGCAGACGGTACTGGAACTCCTGGAGCGCGACTACCGCGTCCACCTCGTCCGGGATGCGGTGATGAGCCGCCGGCGGGATAACTGGTTTATCGGCCTCGAAACGGCGCGGGATGCCGGAGCGGTAATCACTTCCACCGAAGCGGCCCTCTTCCAGCTCCTGCGGGTGGCCGGCACCGACGAATTCAAAAAACTGTCGAAGCTGGTCCGCTGA
- a CDS encoding sigma-54-dependent transcriptional regulator, translating into MSLNRILVADDEESMRWVLSKALRKKGFTVDLARDGEEALRQIQAGDYDLAILDIKMPGITGLDLLDRVRELKSDLLVVIMTAEASMKNAVEAMKRGAYDYITKPFDLDIIDAIIEKVSKARELTAQMSILREEIKERYLLEKTIVGNSVAMREVYKTIGKVAPSDITVLIQGESGTGKELIARAIHFNSKRIGKPFIALNCAAIPKELLESELFGFEKGAFTGAVERKLGKFEQANGGTLFLDEIGDMPLDLQAKILRVLQEKEVTRTGGSQNIAVDVRIVAATNQNLEEQVRQKQFREDLYYRLNVVPLQLVPLRERKEDIPLLVDYFLGKTCTELEVPIKKCAPDTMNLLAAYDWPGNVRELENTIKRAVILSSDPLLTPADFPGLHIQHKGGPTAADELSLEALVDMKLRASLTNLDKMESGDIYNLVLKQVERPLIRFVLEKTRSNQVKAAEILGINRNTLRKKIQELAIDIRKD; encoded by the coding sequence ATGTCATTGAATCGCATTCTGGTTGCCGACGACGAAGAAAGCATGCGCTGGGTCCTATCAAAGGCCCTCAGGAAAAAGGGGTTTACCGTTGACCTCGCCCGGGATGGCGAAGAAGCCCTCCGCCAGATCCAGGCCGGCGATTACGACCTGGCCATTCTCGACATCAAGATGCCGGGAATTACTGGACTCGATCTCCTCGATCGGGTGCGCGAGTTGAAGAGCGACCTCCTGGTGGTAATCATGACCGCCGAGGCGAGCATGAAAAACGCCGTCGAAGCGATGAAGCGGGGCGCCTACGACTACATAACCAAGCCGTTCGATCTCGACATCATCGACGCGATCATCGAGAAGGTGAGCAAAGCCCGGGAATTGACCGCCCAGATGTCGATCCTCCGCGAAGAGATCAAAGAGCGGTATCTGCTCGAAAAGACCATCGTCGGCAACTCGGTTGCAATGCGCGAAGTCTACAAGACCATCGGCAAGGTGGCGCCAAGCGATATCACCGTCCTTATCCAGGGAGAATCGGGGACCGGCAAGGAGCTGATCGCCCGGGCAATCCACTTCAATTCGAAACGGATCGGCAAACCGTTCATCGCCCTCAACTGCGCGGCAATCCCGAAAGAACTCCTCGAATCCGAACTCTTCGGTTTCGAGAAAGGAGCGTTCACCGGCGCCGTCGAACGGAAGCTCGGCAAGTTCGAGCAGGCCAACGGCGGGACGCTGTTCCTCGACGAGATCGGCGACATGCCGCTGGATCTCCAGGCCAAGATCCTCCGGGTTCTCCAGGAGAAGGAGGTGACCCGCACCGGCGGCAGCCAGAATATCGCCGTCGATGTCCGGATCGTCGCGGCGACCAACCAGAATCTCGAAGAGCAGGTACGGCAGAAGCAGTTCCGCGAGGATCTCTACTACCGGCTCAACGTAGTGCCGCTCCAGCTGGTGCCGCTCCGGGAGCGGAAAGAAGACATCCCGCTGCTGGTCGACTACTTTCTCGGCAAGACCTGCACCGAGCTGGAGGTCCCGATCAAGAAATGCGCTCCCGACACCATGAACCTGCTTGCCGCCTACGATTGGCCGGGCAACGTCCGGGAACTGGAGAACACCATCAAGCGGGCGGTCATTCTCTCGTCTGACCCGCTGCTCACCCCGGCCGACTTCCCCGGGCTGCATATCCAGCACAAAGGGGGACCGACCGCCGCCGACGAGCTCTCCCTTGAGGCCCTGGTCGACATGAAGCTGCGGGCGAGCCTGACCAATCTCGACAAGATGGAGAGCGGCGACATCTACAACCTGGTGCTCAAACAGGTGGAACGGCCGCTGATCCGCTTCGTCCTGGAAAAAACCCGCAGCAACCAGGTGAAGGCCGCGGAAATTCTCGGCATCAACAGGAACACCTTGCGGAAGAAGATCCAGGAGCTGGCGATCGATATCAGGAAGGACTAA
- a CDS encoding two-component system sensor histidine kinase NtrB produces the protein MTIRDKSQEFYANIIDSVGDGVIVIDLGGTVSLMNPAAEEITGISRRQAQGTLFATLLKGETILLEMVGKTSATGMTIVDYENIVLKKGKHLTPVSATTFPLLLQNGEPIGTILVLRDLTNIRELEEAVRHADRLSTLGTLAAGLAHEIKNPLGGIKGAAQLLELELPADSELRDNVRVMIREVERVNRIVEELLGLASPRRLQLTKVNLHKVLGDIITLQKRSAQGKNITFQQQFDPSIPPILADEGLLTQLFLNLVKNAEEAVDEGGMIKIVSRVISDYSMTQKGERRSRMVAVEVSDNGPGIGKEQLEHLFTPFFTTKATGTGLGLAICQKIVSEHRGMIKVESPPGKGTTFTVMVPLIQ, from the coding sequence ATGACCATCCGGGACAAGAGCCAGGAGTTTTACGCCAACATCATCGACAGCGTCGGCGATGGCGTCATCGTCATCGACCTGGGGGGAACGGTCTCCCTGATGAACCCGGCTGCCGAGGAGATTACCGGCATTTCCCGGCGCCAGGCCCAGGGAACGCTGTTCGCCACCCTGCTCAAGGGGGAGACGATCCTCCTGGAGATGGTCGGCAAGACCTCGGCCACCGGCATGACCATCGTCGACTACGAGAACATCGTCCTCAAGAAAGGGAAGCACCTGACGCCGGTCTCCGCCACCACCTTCCCGCTGCTGCTCCAGAACGGCGAACCGATCGGCACGATCCTCGTCCTGCGGGATCTGACCAACATCCGCGAACTGGAGGAGGCGGTCCGGCACGCCGACCGGCTGTCGACGCTCGGCACCCTCGCCGCCGGGCTCGCCCACGAGATCAAGAACCCGCTGGGGGGGATCAAGGGCGCGGCCCAGCTGCTCGAACTGGAACTCCCCGCCGACAGCGAATTGCGCGACAACGTCCGGGTGATGATCCGGGAAGTGGAACGGGTCAATCGGATCGTCGAGGAACTCCTCGGCCTCGCCTCGCCCCGGCGGCTGCAACTGACCAAGGTCAACCTGCATAAGGTGCTCGGCGACATCATCACCCTGCAGAAACGTTCGGCCCAAGGGAAAAACATCACCTTCCAGCAGCAATTCGACCCGAGCATCCCGCCGATCCTGGCCGATGAGGGGCTGCTGACCCAGCTGTTCCTCAACCTCGTCAAGAACGCCGAAGAGGCAGTCGATGAGGGGGGAATGATCAAAATCGTCAGCCGGGTGATTTCCGATTACAGCATGACCCAGAAAGGGGAACGACGCTCCCGGATGGTGGCCGTCGAGGTAAGCGACAACGGCCCGGGGATCGGCAAAGAGCAGTTGGAGCACCTGTTCACCCCTTTCTTCACCACCAAGGCGACCGGCACCGGACTCGGCCTCGCCATCTGCCAGAAAATCGTCTCGGAACACCGGGGAATGATCAAGGTAGAGTCGCCGCCCGGCAAAGGAACGACCTTCACCGTGATGGTGCCATTAATTCAATAG
- the dusB gene encoding tRNA dihydrouridine synthase DusB → MITSFSIGSLSLANNLLLAPMAGITNLPFRLLSREQGAALCFTEMVSVNGLVREGKKSFELLQSTAADRPLGIQLFGDDPELLAEGARLVEPYGDLIDINMGCPVRKVVGSGAGSALLREPAKVRAIVRATRRATRLPLTIKIRSGWSGDESNFLEIARIAADEGCDAITLHPRSRAQMFDGHADWAKIAELKRAVAIPVIGSGDLFTPDDVVAMLAETGCDAVMVARGALGNPWIFREVRQLLAGEPPLLPTVEERRQLALRHLELFTDLAGERVAVREMRKHVSWYSRGIASAAQFRKQINSIEGKEALLEALNRFFTAEAA, encoded by the coding sequence ATGATAACAAGCTTTTCCATCGGTTCTTTGTCACTGGCCAACAACCTGCTGCTCGCCCCCATGGCCGGAATCACCAACCTGCCGTTCCGTCTGCTCTCCCGGGAGCAGGGGGCGGCCCTCTGCTTTACCGAAATGGTGAGTGTCAACGGCCTGGTCCGGGAAGGGAAAAAATCTTTCGAACTGCTGCAAAGCACGGCAGCAGACCGCCCGCTCGGCATCCAGCTGTTCGGCGACGACCCGGAGCTGCTCGCCGAAGGTGCCCGGCTCGTGGAGCCGTACGGCGACCTGATCGACATCAATATGGGATGCCCGGTGCGGAAGGTGGTCGGCAGCGGCGCTGGCAGCGCCCTGCTCCGGGAGCCGGCCAAGGTTCGCGCCATCGTCAGGGCGACCCGTCGGGCGACGCGCCTGCCTTTGACGATCAAGATTCGCAGCGGTTGGAGCGGCGATGAGAGCAATTTCCTGGAGATCGCCCGGATCGCCGCCGACGAGGGGTGCGATGCCATTACGCTCCATCCGCGGAGCCGGGCGCAGATGTTCGACGGTCACGCCGACTGGGCAAAAATCGCCGAACTGAAGCGAGCGGTCGCCATTCCGGTCATCGGCAGCGGCGACCTCTTCACCCCGGACGATGTCGTCGCCATGCTGGCGGAAACCGGCTGCGATGCGGTGATGGTGGCCCGAGGCGCCCTCGGCAACCCATGGATCTTCCGCGAGGTCCGGCAACTGCTGGCGGGTGAGCCCCCCTTGCTCCCCACCGTCGAGGAGCGGCGGCAGCTTGCCCTGCGTCACCTGGAGCTGTTTACCGACCTTGCCGGCGAACGGGTAGCGGTACGGGAGATGCGCAAGCATGTTTCGTGGTATTCCCGCGGCATCGCCAGCGCCGCCCAGTTCAGGAAGCAGATCAATTCTATCGAGGGCAAGGAAGCCCTCCTCGAAGCACTGAACCGCTTCTTTACCGCGGAGGCGGCATGA